A window of Parasynechococcus marenigrum WH 8102 contains these coding sequences:
- the gatC gene encoding Asp-tRNA(Asn)/Glu-tRNA(Gln) amidotransferase subunit GatC, which produces MSRISADDVRKVAKLARLDLPEEKIATYTGQLESILEYVGQLESIDTEGVPETTRAVEVTNVTREDGVTPTPVREDILNQAPQREGDFFRVPKILAD; this is translated from the coding sequence ATGAGCCGGATCTCCGCTGACGACGTACGCAAAGTGGCCAAGCTGGCCCGCCTTGATCTGCCTGAAGAGAAGATCGCCACCTACACCGGTCAGCTGGAGTCAATCCTCGAGTACGTCGGTCAGCTGGAAAGTATTGATACCGAAGGCGTTCCTGAAACCACCCGCGCCGTGGAGGTCACCAACGTGACCCGTGAGGATGGCGTCACCCCAACTCCCGTCCGAGAGGACATCCTGAATCAAGCTCCCCAGCGGGAGGGGGATTTCTTCCGCGTCCCGAAAATTCTGGCGGATTGA